TAATCCAATAAATACATTGATACGGATCCAttgagcggttcatgagaagaattagcttcttttcttttttcaagttaCAGCTCAAGCGCTCTCTGTAAGGAGTTAAGTGACCTGCTTTGAATAAATTTCGGAGAATATtttacaatgatgctatagaccaaagTTCTTGAAGATCCATCAGGCAGTTTTTAACAAGAAatcgtttaaagttttttttggcTCTTGAACAAATTTcggagagaaccttataatgatgctatagatcaaGTGTTGATGAAGATCCAACGAGCGGTCAATGAGAAGATGCTGAAGCCGTTTaaagttcttgtttttattttattttttggtttgttttttttttttttttttctatttctagctctagaaCTCTCTAAAAGGGGCCTCGTGCTCCAAAAACTGGACGAGAACATTATAGTAATGCTAtatatcaagtttgatgaaggtctATCAGGTTCACGAGAAAAGTCGTTTAacctgtttttctattttagctcttaGACTAGTTCTTTTAACTTAAGCAGGCCCTGTTTGCTTTCTTAAAATGGACTTCCACTTAAGAACTAGATAAAGAAAAGTGGCGGAAATTAATGACCATCACGAATTTAACTGGAAGCCAAAGAAAACTGTTCAGACAGGAATATAATATACTCCGTTCGAAAAATATAGATCTTATTACGATTTTGCAACATCGGAATTACCGTGAAGCAGTGCCGGCATAGGAGCAGTGGCCGCGAGAGGGCAACAAGTGCAGCCCTAAAATTTCTGCTAgttgcatgtatatatatatacacgcgATTACAAGTTTGGCGAGAAGCAGACGACATTGAATATTATACAACATGTCAATACTAAATCACCAAGGAAATGTACGTACAGGCATATATTACAAATGCGTGTGGTGTATTGATGATCTGCAGATTCCAATCATTTAATTAATGAAATCAATAACGCACAAAACAGTATTTTAGAGTTTTAGCAAAAAATACTATTTTGTAAAGCACTTTATTTTGATAAGATCCAAGACATGCAGGTTAAAATCATTCTGTCTGCATGTAAATTCAAAGAAGACTGAACCACCAATAATTGCTTGAAATCCCGGATTTGCTACATGAATGTAAACGTGCATTTTTTCTCGCCGATTTGGAGATGTAAAGCTTGATATTGTGCAATAACAATATAGGTatgttaaaatcatttatttataaccAGAGAGACCGTGCCCCACTCCCCGCCACCTTCGGGAAGTATGTTCTTTCCAAGTTCACACAAATGcgtaatatatttcattaaaagttataTGATTTTTGTTGTCACTCTGACACGACCCAGATCGTCACCAGGCCAGGCGCATTTTTTGCCCTTATATACAcctattgagaaaaaaatacaccAAGACTGGCTGCTTTCAAATTATGGTAATTTGGGCcgtctttttttttctcattaactTCAGTAATTTTACGAAGGGTAGAAAGGCACCAGCAATGCtgaattttcttttgaaatgcaGTTGGAttattttttaaaggattttaaaccCGGCTATCTTCCCATTTGTTAGATTTGTAGAAAACGGTATAAAAATTATTCCTAAAAGTAAGGAATATTTCTTCGACATAAATAAGCAACACAAgcaccaccaacaacaacaacaacagtaataaACCTGTTCACTGGCGTATTTTGACCTCAGTTGAAATATgagcatttatcaaattttaccgATCGAAAGTTGTTTGAATTAACAAATGtgattatcaaataaataaaaggtcTCTGAATTTAATTTGTATGAGCATTCATTAGTTGCTCAAACTGAATGATACAGAATCTGTGAGAAGCAAATGAAATATTCAACAACCCTCACGCCCCCTGGCACCGGCTTTAGCAGAATTCTGTTATTTGGATATATATTAAAACGGACTTTATGATCCTGAAGGACCAGGAAATAGCCCAAGTACGGGAAGAATTTTCAGTGTTCTTTAAGATTGATGATTTGATGGTTAATAAGATCTACAAGATTCTTTGGGAACGCAGAACGCAACCAAgagaaaattaatttaattacagtCTCGGATTGATTCAGCTTGTTCAATAGATTAATTGAAATGTGCAACAGCCCTCACGCCCTGTCCTGGTATCAGCATTGCGACAGCCCTCACGCCCTGTCCTGGTATCAGCATTGCAACAGCCCTCACGCCCTGTCCTGGTATCAGCATTGCAACAGCCCTCACGCTCTGTCCTGGTATCAGCATTGCAACAGCCCTTACGCCCTGTCCTAGCATCGGCATTGCAAAACCCCTCGCGCCCTGTCCTGGTATCAGCATTGCAACAGCCCTCACGCCCTGTCCTGGTATCAGCATTGCAACAGCCCTCACGCCCTGTCCTAGCACCGGCattgcaacacccctcacgccctgTCCTGGTATCAGCATTGCAACAGCCCTCACGCCCTGTCCTAGCATCGGCATTGCAAAACCCCTCACGCCCTGTCCTGGTATCAGCATTGCAACAGCCCTCACGCCCTGTCCTAGCATCGGCATTGCAAAACCCCTCACGCCCTGTCCTGGTATCAGCATTGCAACAGCCCTCACGCCCTGTCCTGGTATCAGCATTGCAACAGCCCTCACGCCCTGTCCTAGCACCGGCATTGCAACAGCCCTCACGCCCTGTCCTAGCATCGGCATCGCAACACCCCTAACGCCCTGCCCTGGTATCAGCATTGCAACAGCCCTCACGCCCTGTCCTGGTATCAGCATTGCAACAGCCCTCACGCCCTGTCCTAGCACCGGCATTGCAACACCCCTGACAAAGCGGCGaggttggagttcattgtttgcCACATAGaaggtcctgtgcgcgaacagagaggggtCCGTTTTCTCATCCGGGAAATGTACGTTCCCACGTAAGTCATGTCTCGACGACAGCATGTTACAACATCTCGACGAAAACTGGTTACGATCCGACCAAGATAATTTACATAAGTCTATATGATAATTACATtgattacatttatttgtatctTTGCATCGACATGTATTCAGGTTCTAAAAGTAATCGtacaaattagttaaaacataaaggtTTTAAAAGTGTTAGTTATTGAGTTTACAGAAGCATTTTactattttccaaaataaaagttatataacaccttaagttttcaaaaacaatagttATAAAGACaatgataaattaaatgcaatGCCAGTTCTAACCTTAGAAATATGTTCCTACAACCACTCAATATTTATTCCATATCATGTTCCACAcactaaccgatgatgttacaaACTCTATACGAAGACAAGGGTAAGAGGGGTTAACAACACTCATCGAAGTATTGTGGCTAAACATATTATCTATATTTGAGTTAGACATACCAGCAAGTCTAAATGTGACTGGAAAGAATTATGCTGAAAATTCAGATTCTGTTCAAGATGCGAATAGTTTATTTTGATCCCGTTTTTCCAGTAAACACTTTCCCCATGACTTTTTCTTTAGATATATAACATACCAGTCATAGCATTTATTAACCTAAAGAACTCCGggtgttttctttattttccaaATGAATTAATATTGTCTCAATTTATCACCAAGAATGACTTTGATCGGTTGTCAACATCGCACTTTTAGTACTTTCGAGTTTTTGTTTACTTGCTGATGGATTGTTACGAATCTGTtaaaaacaaaagcaacatgTACAGTGACACTTATTGACTAAGTTGACTTATGCGTGCGTACGTCTTGATTATAATGAAAAATAGTGAAAGATCCTTTAGAGGTATAGAACGAAACCAAGCAACATAAAGTGAGCAAGTAATAGCTAATACACGTGCTTGCAAATATATTTACACGTAATAAATTACTTACGGACAAAATGAGGAGTAAGCATGCACATGATAATAAAAACATGTGTAGGAAACAGCTAATTTCTGTGTACAATTCTGGAAGTAATGCTTCATGATCTGGATTATCCATGCAGTGTTGATTATTGGCTTACTATtgcgtgcgcacgtattagtcaTTACGTGCTCACATATTAGCTATTACGTGCACACATATTATTAATTAAGCTATTATGTGGCCCATAgtaatttttttgtttggtttaacagcacacaaacaattataaatcataaggcgacttttcagcttttcatgGTAACAGAAGACCCTAGATACCCCTCTGAACATTATTTTATGTACGGACGAGCATCTGAGTAGAGCAAACGACCTTCTGCAAGCCAATTGGATGGCTTTCTCCCATGAGATAATTCTACACCCAACATGGCGAAATTTAACGTAAGAACTTAATGCGTGCGCATGGAATTGTATACTGCATCTATAAAATGCCCCTTTAAATGATTTTCTGtacaatttacacaaaatactaTTACAGATGTTTGTGGATCATATTTTAACTCTacaaaaagatcttttggaagcatatcTAGTGtatccaaacatttttttttcacaagaagtaaggaaaaaatgaaaaactatatGGGATTTAAGTATATTCATACGATTCAATAAATTGCAAGTTTCAAAATACGACGGAAGAAACAGATACAGTAAAATAGCAAAATTGTCACGAATAAATACAACTGCAAAACTTGgagagaagaaataaaaaaataaataaatgagataGATGAAAAGGTTGGAGCAATAcacaagttttatttttgtttaagagAAGGGGACGCAGTAAAATACAAAATTGTCAagagattaaaataaatgcttattttttcataaattttatcttaaagaaagaaaaaaacaatggTAAATATAAAAAGATTAGTGTAACTGCATGAATTCCatgaattaaatttgaaaaagaatagtAAAAAGTGGTGCAATCAGCTGTAGAGGTATGGTGGATCTTAGCAATGTACAAGTTTCGTGAATTTCCGTCTTTAAAGGGAAATAAGGAGATAAAAAAAcgcgaaataataaaatatagcaattgaacatgttttt
This Mercenaria mercenaria strain notata chromosome 17, MADL_Memer_1, whole genome shotgun sequence DNA region includes the following protein-coding sequences:
- the LOC123535706 gene encoding elastin-like, with amino-acid sequence MLSSRHDLRGNVHFPDEKTDPSLFAHRTFYVANNELQPRRFVRGVAMPVLGQGVRAVAMLIPGQGVRAVAMLIPGQGVRGVAMPMLGQGVRAVAMPVLGQGVRAVAMLIPGQGVRAVAMLIPGQGVRGFAMPMLGQGVRAVAMLIPGQGVRGFAMPMLGQGVRAVAMLIPGQGVRGVAMPVLGQGVRAVAMLIPGQGVRAVAMLIPGQGARGFAMPMLGQGVRAVAMLIPGQSVRAVAMLIPGQGVRAVAMLIPGQGVRAVAMLIPGQGVRAVAHFN